The following coding sequences lie in one Cannabis sativa cultivar Pink pepper isolate KNU-18-1 chromosome 5, ASM2916894v1, whole genome shotgun sequence genomic window:
- the LOC115716542 gene encoding heat shock factor protein HSF8, protein MGKKVGERNMVISPKEIGSPHRFNFPILGQMDGATGGGEAPSSAGGGSQPAVPAPAPAPIPNANAPPPFLSKTYDMVDDSATDEIVSWSPTNNSFVVWNPPEFARDLLPKYFKHSNFSSFVRQLNTYGFRKVDPDRWEFANEGFLRGQKHLLKSINRRKPAHGHSQQQPQPSHGQNTVGACVEVGKFGLEEEIERLKRDKNVLMQELVRLRQQQQSTDNQLQTMVQRLQGMEQRQQQMMSFLAKAVQSPGFLAQFVQQQNESSRRISEANKKRRLRQEVVAESNLSAASDGQIVKYQPPMNESAKAMLRQMVKVEPSSGMDTFNNSTDCFLISDRSSSSSSAAVDSRSSSCRVSGVTLREVLPTSGQTSSVPVSSGVTAPAVSESSPQSLTSEKVTTAQFPDISMLVGSQNAPSLPISQGDVVMPELSQMPEMVPEDNFLSNETGGFLDPESLGLDGSMSINLDDIAPDPDIDALLESTTFWDDLLLQSPMAEELSPEGTTKDIDEVQPKENGWNKTQNMDNLTEKMGLLTSDGKEV, encoded by the exons ATGGGTAAAAAAGTTGGGGAGAGGAACATGGTCATATCCCCGAAAGAAATAGGGTCACCTCACCG tTTCAATTTTCCGATTTTGGGTCAAATGGATGGAGCTACTGGTGGTGGCGAGGCGCCCTCGTCGGCTGGCGGAGGTTCTCAGCCGGCTGTTCCTGCTCCGGCCCCGGCCCCTATTCCAAATGCGAACGCACCACCACCGTTCTTGAGCAAGACTTATGACATGGTGGACGACTCGGCGACCGACGAGATCGTGTCGTGGAGCCCTACCAACAATAGCTTCGTGGTGTGGAACCCGCCTGAGTTCGCCAGGGATCTTTTGCCCAAGTACTTCAAGCATAGCAATTTCTCAAGCTTCGTTAGACAGTTGAACACCTAT GGTTTTAGAAAGGTTGATCCTGATCGGTGGGAATTTGCTAATGAGGGATTTTTAAGGGGTCAAAAACATCTTCTTAAGAGTATTAATCGGCGGAAACCTGCCCATGGACACAGTCAGCAACAGCCACAGCCATCACATGGACAGAATACGGTGGGGGCATGCGTAGAGGTTGGGAAGTTTGGTCTTGAGGAGGAGATTGAGAGGCTTAAAAGGGATAAGAATGTTCTTATGCAGGAACTTGTTCGGCTGAGGCAGCAGCAGCAATCTACTGATAACCAGCTGCAAACCATGGTACAGCGTCTGCAAGGAATGGAGCAGCGGCAGCAGCAAATGATGTCATTTCTGGCTAAAGCTGTGCAGAGCCCTGGTTTCTTGGCTCAGTTTGTTCAACAACAAAATGAGAGTAGTAGACGAATATCAGAAGCAAACAAAAAACGGAGACTAAGACAGGAAGTAGTTGCTGAGAGTAATCTTTCTGCTGCTTCTGATGGACAGATTGTTAAGTATCAGCCTCCTATGAATGAATCTGCAAAGGCAATGCTCAGGCAGATGGTGAAAGTAGAGCCTTCTTCTGGGATGGACACTTTCAATAACAGTACAGATTGTTTCTTGATTAGTGAtcgttcatcatcatcatcatctgctGCAGTGGACAGTAGAAGCTCATCTTGTCGTGTATCTGGAGTTACGCTTCGAGAGGTCTTACCAACCTCAGGGCAGACATCTTCTGTTCCAGTGTCTTCAGGAGTAACTGCACCTGCTGTTTCCGAATCTTCCCCACAATCTTTGACTTCGGAAAAAGTTACAACAGCTCAATTTCCAGATATAAGTATGCTGGTTGGATCACAAAATGCACCTTCACTTCCTATTTCGCAAGGAGATGTTGTAATGCCTGAGCTTTCTCAAATGCCTGAAATGGTTCCTGAAGACAATTTCTTGAGTAATGAGACAGGTGGATTTTTAGACCCAGAGTCATTGGGACTGGATGGGTCAATGTCAATAAATCTTGATGATATTGCCCCTGATCCTGACATTGATGCACTGCTTGAAAGCACTACATTCTGGGATGATCTTCTTCTGCAAAGTCCAATGGCAGAGGAGTTATCTCCTGAGGGAACTACCAAAGATATTGATGAAGTACAGCCAAAAGAGAATGGATGGAACAAAACTCAGAATATGGATAATCTTACGGAGAAAATGGGGCTTCTTACATCAGATGGCAAGGAGGTTTGA